A genomic window from Aquitalea aquatilis includes:
- the mdcA gene encoding malonate decarboxylase subunit alpha encodes MLAASSPSPVWNRRRNEKRRRIERVSHLASGRILPTRQLTTALEILIAPGDRVVLEGNNQKQADFLSRSLARADPARLHDLHMIIPSVGRPEHLDIFESGIARKLDFSFSGPQSLRIGQLLQDGCLEIGAIHTYVELYARLFVDLTPNVALVAAYQADRHGNLYTGPSTEDTPALVEATAFRDGIVIAQVNEIVDDPAELTRVDIPADWVDFVVLADRPFFIEPLFTRDPRLIKPVHILMAMLAIRGIYQRHQVQSLNHGLGFNTAAIELLLPTYGEQLGLKGKICRHWTLNPHPTLIPAIESGWVDSVHCFGGELGMEAYVAARPDVFFTGRDGSLRSNRAFCQMAGQYAVDMFIGSTLQMDGDGHSSTVTHGRLSGFGGAPNMGHDPHGRRHASPAWLDLIQTDNLLARGRKLVVQMVETFQGGGQPTIVESLDAVEVARSNGMPLAPVMIYGDDVSHVLTEEGIAYLYKAQSLEQRRQMIAAVAGITPIGLRHDPASTASLRRAGLVALPEDLGIRRSEASRSLLAAKSMAELVSWSDGLYQPPARFRSW; translated from the coding sequence ATGCTGGCAGCCTCATCCCCCTCCCCGGTCTGGAATCGCCGCCGAAATGAAAAACGCCGCCGGATTGAGCGGGTCAGCCATCTGGCCAGCGGCCGCATCCTGCCCACCCGCCAGCTGACCACCGCGCTGGAAATCCTGATCGCCCCCGGCGACCGGGTGGTGCTGGAAGGCAACAACCAGAAACAGGCCGACTTCCTGTCGCGCAGCCTGGCCCGGGCAGACCCGGCCCGGCTGCATGACCTGCACATGATCATTCCCAGCGTGGGCCGGCCCGAGCATCTGGACATCTTCGAAAGCGGCATTGCCCGCAAGCTGGATTTTTCCTTCTCCGGCCCACAAAGCCTGCGCATTGGCCAGCTATTGCAGGATGGCTGCCTGGAAATCGGCGCCATCCACACTTATGTCGAGCTGTATGCCCGGCTGTTTGTCGATCTCACCCCGAATGTCGCGCTGGTGGCCGCTTATCAGGCCGACCGCCATGGCAATCTCTACACCGGCCCCAGCACCGAGGACACGCCGGCACTGGTAGAGGCCACCGCTTTTCGCGACGGCATCGTCATTGCCCAGGTCAATGAAATCGTCGACGACCCGGCCGAACTCACCCGGGTGGACATTCCGGCCGACTGGGTGGATTTCGTGGTGCTGGCCGACCGCCCCTTCTTTATCGAGCCGCTGTTCACCCGTGATCCGCGCCTGATCAAGCCGGTACACATCCTGATGGCCATGCTGGCGATACGTGGCATCTACCAACGGCACCAGGTGCAATCGCTCAACCACGGCCTGGGCTTCAATACCGCCGCCATCGAATTGCTATTGCCCACCTATGGCGAACAACTGGGACTGAAAGGCAAAATCTGCCGCCACTGGACGTTGAACCCGCACCCCACCTTGATTCCGGCCATCGAAAGCGGCTGGGTGGACAGCGTGCACTGCTTCGGTGGCGAACTGGGCATGGAAGCCTATGTGGCGGCACGCCCCGATGTGTTCTTTACCGGGCGTGACGGTTCGTTGCGCTCCAACCGCGCCTTCTGCCAGATGGCCGGGCAATATGCGGTGGACATGTTCATCGGCTCCACCCTGCAAATGGATGGCGACGGCCACTCTTCCACGGTCACCCATGGCCGGCTGTCCGGCTTTGGCGGCGCACCCAATATGGGTCACGACCCGCATGGCCGGCGGCATGCCAGCCCGGCCTGGCTGGACCTGATCCAGACCGACAACCTGCTGGCCCGTGGCCGCAAGCTGGTGGTGCAAATGGTAGAAACCTTCCAGGGCGGCGGCCAGCCCACCATCGTGGAAAGCCTGGACGCGGTGGAAGTGGCCCGCAGCAACGGCATGCCACTGGCACCGGTCATGATTTACGGCGACGACGTCAGCCATGTGCTGACCGAAGAGGGCATCGCCTATCTGTACAAGGCGCAATCGCTGGAGCAGCGCCGGCAGATGATTGCCGCCGTGGCCGGCATCACCCCCATCGGCCTGCGCCACGACCCGGCCAGCACGGCCAGCCTGCGCCGGGCCGGACTGGTGGCCCTGCCGGAAGACCTGGGCATCCGCCGCAGCGAGGCCAGCCGCTCCTTGCTGGCGGCCAAGAGCATGGCGGAACTGGTGAGCTGGTCGGACGGGCTGTACCAGCCGCCGGCACGGTTCAGGAGCTGGTAA
- a CDS encoding triphosphoribosyl-dephospho-CoA synthase: MRRALLPDQAGQLASQLAALACQSLLDEARLSPKPGLVDSRGSGAHRDLTLALLCRSAHALQPAFFAMARAAWQQAPSPALRAQLGSLGRAGEQAMLQASGGVNTHRGAIWAIGLLVAAAAMDASQPQAVAVCQRAAALAKLPDHQRPAPPRNGELACQRYGVGGARGEAQQGFPHITRLALPALHASRACGDGEVNARLNALLAIMSRLDDTCLLSRGGMPGLTLVQSGAQAVLSAGGVATLPGRRRLYQLEKDMLAQRLSPGGAADLLAATLLLDRLPAMAAH; the protein is encoded by the coding sequence ATGCGGCGCGCCCTTCTACCCGATCAGGCCGGGCAACTGGCCAGCCAGTTGGCGGCATTGGCCTGCCAGTCGCTATTGGACGAAGCCCGGCTGTCCCCCAAGCCCGGGCTGGTCGACAGCCGTGGCAGCGGCGCACATCGCGATCTGACCCTCGCCCTGCTGTGCCGCTCGGCCCATGCCTTGCAACCGGCCTTCTTCGCCATGGCCCGCGCCGCCTGGCAGCAAGCACCCTCGCCAGCACTGCGCGCACAGCTGGGCAGCCTGGGCCGTGCCGGCGAGCAGGCCATGCTGCAAGCCAGCGGCGGCGTCAACACCCATCGCGGCGCGATCTGGGCCATCGGCCTGCTGGTGGCCGCCGCCGCCATGGACGCCAGCCAGCCGCAAGCCGTGGCGGTCTGCCAGCGTGCCGCTGCGCTGGCAAAACTACCCGACCACCAGCGGCCGGCACCACCGCGCAACGGTGAACTGGCCTGCCAGCGCTACGGCGTGGGCGGTGCGCGTGGCGAGGCCCAGCAGGGTTTCCCGCACATCACCCGGCTGGCCCTGCCCGCCCTGCATGCCAGCCGCGCGTGCGGCGACGGCGAGGTCAATGCCCGGCTCAATGCCCTGCTGGCCATCATGAGCCGGCTGGACGACACCTGCCTGCTGTCACGCGGCGGCATGCCGGGGCTGACGCTGGTGCAGAGCGGCGCACAGGCGGTACTGAGCGCAGGCGGGGTAGCCACGCTGCCCGGACGCCGCCGACTCTATCAACTGGAAAAAGACATGCTGGCGCAACGCCTGTCACCGGGCGGCGCAGCCGACCTGCTGGCCGCCACCCTGCTGCTGGACCGGCTGCCGGCCATGGCAGCCCACTGA
- a CDS encoding malonate decarboxylase subunit delta, which translates to MEKLHLDYPAGAPATQRVLVGVVASGDLEVLIAPAAAGSCHIVIHSAADGSAARWRAQLDRLFADGQAAAMQMEINDFGATPGVVSLRLAQALEELSA; encoded by the coding sequence ATGGAAAAACTGCATCTGGACTACCCGGCCGGCGCACCGGCCACACAGCGTGTACTGGTCGGCGTAGTGGCCTCCGGCGACCTGGAAGTGCTGATCGCACCAGCCGCTGCCGGCAGCTGCCACATCGTGATCCACAGTGCCGCTGATGGCAGCGCCGCCCGCTGGCGCGCCCAGCTCGACCGCCTGTTTGCCGATGGCCAGGCCGCCGCCATGCAGATGGAGATCAATGATTTCGGTGCCACCCCCGGCGTGGTCAGCCTGCGGCTGGCCCAGGCACTGGAGGAGCTGTCCGCATGA
- a CDS encoding biotin-independent malonate decarboxylase subunit beta — MSHQQDIARLLQGRSFIELSARERAHCLLDAGSCRELAGPFERLYSPWLSAQGIVAQADDGVVICKGLLDGQPAVVAAIEGSFQGGSLGEVGGAKLACALELAAADNRRGIATRAVILFETGGVRLQEANLGLAAIAEIHAAIADLVRYQPVIGIIAGTVGCFGGMSISAGLCSYLIVTREARLGLNGPQVIEQEAGVAEYDSRNRPFIWSLSGGEQRHACGLADALLEDDSVLIRQQLLHYFASGLPGTPRHRRSQHTLQRLLAIDSAAQADADSARQLFQQGARP; from the coding sequence ATGAGCCATCAACAAGACATCGCCCGCCTGTTGCAGGGCCGCAGCTTTATCGAGCTGAGCGCACGCGAACGCGCCCACTGCCTGCTGGATGCCGGCAGCTGCCGCGAGCTGGCCGGACCGTTCGAACGGCTGTACTCACCCTGGCTCAGTGCGCAGGGCATCGTGGCGCAGGCCGATGACGGCGTGGTCATCTGCAAGGGCTTGCTGGATGGCCAGCCGGCGGTGGTGGCCGCCATCGAAGGCAGTTTTCAGGGTGGCAGCCTGGGTGAAGTGGGCGGAGCCAAGCTGGCCTGCGCACTGGAACTGGCGGCGGCAGACAATCGCCGGGGCATTGCCACCCGTGCCGTCATCCTGTTTGAAACCGGCGGCGTGCGCCTGCAGGAGGCCAATCTGGGTCTGGCTGCCATTGCCGAAATCCATGCCGCCATTGCCGACCTGGTCCGCTATCAGCCGGTGATTGGCATCATCGCCGGCACCGTGGGCTGTTTTGGCGGCATGTCGATTTCCGCCGGCCTGTGCAGTTATCTCATCGTCACCCGCGAGGCACGGCTGGGCCTGAACGGCCCGCAAGTCATCGAGCAGGAAGCCGGCGTGGCCGAATACGACTCACGCAACCGCCCCTTCATCTGGAGCCTGAGCGGTGGCGAACAGCGCCATGCCTGCGGACTGGCCGATGCCTTGCTGGAAGACGACAGCGTGCTGATCCGCCAGCAACTGCTGCACTACTTTGCCAGCGGCCTGCCCGGCACGCCGCGCCACCGCCGCAGCCAGCACACTCTACAGCGGCTGCTGGCCATCGACAGCGCCGCCCAAGCCGATGCCGACTCTGCCCGTCAACTCTTCCAGCAAGGAGCCCGCCCATGA
- the mdcE gene encoding biotin-independent malonate decarboxylase subunit gamma — protein sequence MSQPSISQRGRDWFHALCGQQPLLAGYPPSLLVADSELAGQPARYIAVVADPHNPFIRARHGEVGLLEGWALAAAIDAAVEADRQQPCQRAIVAIIDVPSQAYGRREEAYGIHQALAAAAAAYAGARLAGHPVIGLIVGKAMSGAFLAHGYQANRLLALDDAGVMVHAMGKQAAARITLRTVEELETLAASIAPMAYDIASYASLGLLWQLLKVQQPDQPTPADVQLVRAALTEALHDIQADPQRDLRQRLHGEHRQATRQVRELLQRQWAENEG from the coding sequence ATGAGCCAACCTTCCATCAGCCAGCGCGGCCGCGACTGGTTTCACGCACTGTGCGGCCAGCAACCCTTGCTTGCCGGCTATCCACCATCACTGCTGGTGGCTGACAGCGAACTGGCCGGCCAGCCGGCACGCTATATCGCGGTGGTGGCCGATCCGCACAATCCTTTTATCCGTGCGCGCCACGGCGAGGTAGGCCTGCTGGAAGGCTGGGCGCTGGCCGCCGCCATCGACGCCGCAGTGGAGGCCGACCGCCAGCAGCCTTGCCAACGCGCCATCGTCGCCATCATCGATGTCCCCAGCCAGGCTTATGGCCGGCGCGAAGAGGCCTACGGCATTCACCAGGCGCTGGCCGCCGCCGCTGCTGCCTATGCGGGCGCACGGCTGGCGGGCCATCCGGTAATCGGACTGATTGTCGGCAAGGCCATGTCCGGCGCGTTTCTGGCCCATGGCTACCAGGCCAACCGCCTGCTGGCGCTGGACGATGCCGGGGTGATGGTGCATGCCATGGGCAAGCAGGCTGCCGCCCGCATCACCCTGCGCACGGTGGAAGAACTGGAAACACTGGCCGCCAGCATCGCGCCCATGGCCTATGACATCGCCAGCTATGCCAGCCTGGGCCTGCTGTGGCAATTGCTCAAAGTGCAGCAGCCAGACCAGCCCACACCGGCCGATGTACAGCTGGTGCGTGCCGCGCTGACTGAGGCTTTGCACGATATCCAGGCCGACCCGCAACGCGACCTGCGCCAGCGGCTGCATGGCGAACACCGCCAGGCCACACGCCAGGTACGTGAGTTGCTGCAGCGGCAATGGGCGGAGAACGAAGGCTAA
- a CDS encoding malonate decarboxylase holo-ACP synthase: MLKPYLPHDLLWLASPSALATDSELPAWLPQHWHPGLPVVVRRASARPGWIAVGVRGPQRWQRCALWARSKQLSRVLRPEQVAAQQGWRQHPRLAALPALQALQRSHAALLACGLVWGITGSAGFELASGQPALGSDSDLDLLLRCPQPPDRPRLQTLVAALAQLPCRVDIQLQTPAGGVVLAEWLRGGRVLLKTATGPLLLDEPLAPWPGNRTQQLEQCP, from the coding sequence ATGCTCAAGCCTTACCTGCCGCACGATCTGCTGTGGCTTGCCAGCCCTTCGGCCCTGGCCACCGACAGCGAGCTGCCCGCCTGGCTGCCACAGCATTGGCACCCCGGCCTGCCGGTGGTGGTGCGCCGCGCCAGCGCCAGGCCCGGCTGGATTGCGGTCGGGGTACGCGGCCCGCAGCGCTGGCAACGCTGCGCCTTGTGGGCGCGCAGCAAACAGCTAAGCCGTGTGCTGCGCCCGGAGCAAGTGGCGGCACAGCAAGGCTGGCGCCAGCATCCGCGCCTTGCCGCCCTGCCGGCACTGCAAGCCCTGCAGCGGTCACACGCAGCCTTGCTGGCCTGCGGCCTCGTCTGGGGCATCACCGGTAGCGCCGGCTTTGAGCTGGCAAGCGGCCAGCCCGCCCTTGGCAGCGACAGCGATCTTGACTTGCTGCTGCGCTGCCCGCAGCCACCGGATCGTCCACGGTTACAGACACTGGTCGCTGCACTGGCACAGCTGCCTTGTCGCGTGGATATCCAGCTGCAAACCCCAGCCGGTGGCGTGGTGCTGGCCGAATGGCTGCGCGGTGGCCGGGTGCTGCTGAAAACCGCCACTGGCCCCTTGCTGCTGGATGAGCCGCTGGCCCCATGGCCCGGCAACCGGACCCAGCAGCTGGAGCAATGCCCATGA